One Vespula pensylvanica isolate Volc-1 chromosome 1, ASM1446617v1, whole genome shotgun sequence genomic region harbors:
- the LOC122634032 gene encoding uncharacterized serine-rich protein C215.13-like isoform X1 — protein MYTSGSCKSHVVVCLYGARALDRLPYNETAHRDRTLKMSTADEFSKMIPEIEGAQYIPMPMTIPPSPSTTASTPSTMEMASGPIDYSLPKRLDQDDRSPIKAWSRLEWLLSAFKANGQKCNMQTALEATFRGDDLFYTSQSRSQGYSRFPSSTSSSISSSMSSLSSIPSSSSFIKSSKSSRSAKSNHSSSYYQPSFSSQSVFSPQRTFPSSRSSFSSLPSFSSHSSSSNESSSSSDQSVLMYYRRKKERNCSYNNMNDTKDRKG, from the exons ATGTATACTTCCGGCAGCTGTAAGAGCCACGTTGTCGTGTGCCTTTATGGTGCACGCGCCCTCGACCGTCTACCATATAACGAGACGGCACACCGCGATCGGACATTAAAAATGAGCACAGCTGACGAATTCTCTAAG ATGATACCAGAAATCGAGGGTGCTCAATACATTCCCATGCCAATGACGATACCTCCTTCTCCATCGACGACCGCATCGACACCGTCGACGATGGAAATGGCGTCGGGCCCAATCGATTACAGCTTGCCCAAAAGATTAGATCAGGATGATCGATCTCCCATAAAAGCTTGGAGCAGGTTGGAATGGCTCTTATCGGCATTCAAGGCCAATGGACAAAAGTGCAACATGCAAACCGCTCTCGAAGCTACCTTTCGCGGTGACGATCTTTTTTATACGAGTCAAAGTCGATCTCAAGGATATTCCCGATTTCCTTCATCCACGTCATCTTCCATATCCTCTTCCATGTCCTCCTTATCGTCGATCCCGTCATCTTCGTCGTTTATTAAGTCATCCAAATCATCGAGATCGGCCAAATCAAATCATTCATCCTCTTATTATCAACCATCATTTTCCTCGCAATCGGTATTCTCACCGCAACGAACATTCCCATCCTCGCGATCATCATTCTCGTCATTACCGTCATTCTCGTCACATTCATCATCCTCGAACGAATCATCATCCTCTTCTGACCAATCAGTTTTAATGTATTATCGACGAAAAAAGGAACGCAATTGTTCTTACAACAACATGAACGAtacgaaagatagaaaaggctag
- the LOC122634032 gene encoding uncharacterized serine-rich protein C215.13-like isoform X3, with protein sequence MIPEIEGAQYIPMPMTIPPSPSTTASTPSTMEMASGPIDYSLPKRLDQDDRSPIKAWSRLEWLLSAFKANGQKCNMQTALEATFRGDDLFYTSQSRSQGYSRFPSSTSSSISSSMSSLSSIPSSSSFIKSSKSSRSAKSNHSSSYYQPSFSSQSVFSPQRTFPSSRSSFSSLPSFSSHSSSSNESSSSSDQSVLMYYRRKKERNCSYNNMNDTKDRKG encoded by the coding sequence ATGATACCAGAAATCGAGGGTGCTCAATACATTCCCATGCCAATGACGATACCTCCTTCTCCATCGACGACCGCATCGACACCGTCGACGATGGAAATGGCGTCGGGCCCAATCGATTACAGCTTGCCCAAAAGATTAGATCAGGATGATCGATCTCCCATAAAAGCTTGGAGCAGGTTGGAATGGCTCTTATCGGCATTCAAGGCCAATGGACAAAAGTGCAACATGCAAACCGCTCTCGAAGCTACCTTTCGCGGTGACGATCTTTTTTATACGAGTCAAAGTCGATCTCAAGGATATTCCCGATTTCCTTCATCCACGTCATCTTCCATATCCTCTTCCATGTCCTCCTTATCGTCGATCCCGTCATCTTCGTCGTTTATTAAGTCATCCAAATCATCGAGATCGGCCAAATCAAATCATTCATCCTCTTATTATCAACCATCATTTTCCTCGCAATCGGTATTCTCACCGCAACGAACATTCCCATCCTCGCGATCATCATTCTCGTCATTACCGTCATTCTCGTCACATTCATCATCCTCGAACGAATCATCATCCTCTTCTGACCAATCAGTTTTAATGTATTATCGACGAAAAAAGGAACGCAATTGTTCTTACAACAACATGAACGAtacgaaagatagaaaaggctag
- the LOC122634032 gene encoding uncharacterized serine-rich protein C215.13-like isoform X2, which produces MSFPPYQDKKPMIPEIEGAQYIPMPMTIPPSPSTTASTPSTMEMASGPIDYSLPKRLDQDDRSPIKAWSRLEWLLSAFKANGQKCNMQTALEATFRGDDLFYTSQSRSQGYSRFPSSTSSSISSSMSSLSSIPSSSSFIKSSKSSRSAKSNHSSSYYQPSFSSQSVFSPQRTFPSSRSSFSSLPSFSSHSSSSNESSSSSDQSVLMYYRRKKERNCSYNNMNDTKDRKG; this is translated from the exons ATGTCGTTCCCACCGTACCAAGATAAGAAACCG ATGATACCAGAAATCGAGGGTGCTCAATACATTCCCATGCCAATGACGATACCTCCTTCTCCATCGACGACCGCATCGACACCGTCGACGATGGAAATGGCGTCGGGCCCAATCGATTACAGCTTGCCCAAAAGATTAGATCAGGATGATCGATCTCCCATAAAAGCTTGGAGCAGGTTGGAATGGCTCTTATCGGCATTCAAGGCCAATGGACAAAAGTGCAACATGCAAACCGCTCTCGAAGCTACCTTTCGCGGTGACGATCTTTTTTATACGAGTCAAAGTCGATCTCAAGGATATTCCCGATTTCCTTCATCCACGTCATCTTCCATATCCTCTTCCATGTCCTCCTTATCGTCGATCCCGTCATCTTCGTCGTTTATTAAGTCATCCAAATCATCGAGATCGGCCAAATCAAATCATTCATCCTCTTATTATCAACCATCATTTTCCTCGCAATCGGTATTCTCACCGCAACGAACATTCCCATCCTCGCGATCATCATTCTCGTCATTACCGTCATTCTCGTCACATTCATCATCCTCGAACGAATCATCATCCTCTTCTGACCAATCAGTTTTAATGTATTATCGACGAAAAAAGGAACGCAATTGTTCTTACAACAACATGAACGAtacgaaagatagaaaaggctag